From Thermococcus sp., a single genomic window includes:
- a CDS encoding putative RNA uridine N3 methyltransferase, giving the protein MAWHVFIPDSLLEETDDPKIRTYKVGQVARACAIFGVEHIWIYKAGGRDGKFIKTVLEYMETPQYLRKRLFPLMPELKYIGVVPPLRTPHHKLKGKPKVGEIREGYAFRRGKLVYADIGLDELAIVEGDVEGRTTFRIVSTRPLKVVPAKPVEYWGYRVHLSGKPLAKTLKKARLDLAIATSRKGRDVRKVRLPPLEGDVGIVFGSPRKGVMELLGGEYEFDFVLNTIPNQRTKTVRTEEALLATLAVFNLMRRD; this is encoded by the coding sequence ATGGCTTGGCACGTCTTCATTCCCGATTCCCTGCTTGAAGAAACCGACGACCCAAAAATCCGAACGTACAAAGTTGGGCAGGTTGCAAGGGCCTGTGCAATATTTGGCGTTGAGCACATCTGGATTTACAAAGCTGGCGGAAGGGACGGGAAGTTCATAAAAACCGTCCTCGAGTACATGGAAACCCCGCAGTACCTCAGGAAGAGGCTGTTCCCCCTAATGCCCGAGTTGAAGTACATCGGCGTTGTTCCGCCCCTTAGAACGCCCCACCACAAGCTCAAGGGAAAACCGAAGGTCGGCGAAATACGGGAGGGTTACGCCTTTCGAAGGGGGAAGCTGGTTTACGCGGACATCGGCCTCGACGAGCTGGCAATCGTAGAGGGGGACGTTGAAGGCAGGACGACGTTCAGAATCGTCTCAACACGACCTTTGAAGGTCGTACCAGCGAAGCCAGTGGAATATTGGGGTTACAGAGTCCACCTGAGCGGCAAGCCCCTGGCGAAAACACTTAAAAAGGCTCGGCTGGATTTGGCAATCGCGACCTCTCGGAAAGGTCGCGACGTGAGAAAGGTTCGTCTTCCCCCCCTTGAGGGGGATGTTGGTATCGTCTTCGGTTCGCCGAGGAAGGGAGTTATGGAGCTCCTCGGCGGCGAGTACGAGTTTGATTTCGTGCTCAACACGATTCCAAATCAGAGAACTAAAACCGTCCGCACCGAGGAAGCTTTGTTAGCCACGCTGGCGGTGTTCAATCTCATGAGGAGGGATTGA
- a CDS encoding 50S ribosomal protein L3 codes for MGKVHRPRRGSLAFSPRKRAKSVVPRIKRWPKDSEVRMLGFAGYKAGMTHILMIDDSPGLTKGKEIFVPVTIVEVPPLFVYGIRAYKQGYLGLETATEVWFHELNDNVKRRIKTLPKNYDEEAFKAKLGQLEDLVNDGEIVDIRLLVHTQPWLIKLKKKPEVMEYAIGGDDVKAKFAYAKEKIGKEIRASEVLHEGELLDVIAVTKGKGTQGPVKRWGVKVQFHKAQRAGKGRHIGNLGPWHPARVMWTVPQAGQMGFHHRTEFNKRLIAIGENGKLELNGNEIEITPKGGFPHYGIIRSDFLMIEGSVPGSFKRIIRVRPAIRPPKKKPPVERPQITYVSRESKQ; via the coding sequence ATGGGAAAGGTTCACAGACCAAGGAGAGGTTCACTCGCCTTCAGCCCGAGGAAGAGGGCTAAAAGTGTAGTTCCGAGAATCAAGAGATGGCCAAAGGACAGTGAAGTTAGGATGCTGGGATTTGCTGGCTACAAGGCCGGAATGACCCACATCCTCATGATAGACGACAGTCCTGGACTTACCAAGGGCAAGGAGATATTCGTTCCGGTGACAATAGTCGAGGTTCCGCCGCTCTTCGTTTATGGAATAAGGGCCTACAAGCAGGGCTACCTCGGACTTGAAACTGCCACAGAGGTCTGGTTCCACGAGCTCAACGACAACGTCAAGAGGCGCATAAAGACCCTGCCGAAGAACTACGACGAGGAAGCTTTCAAGGCCAAGCTTGGTCAGCTTGAGGACCTCGTTAACGACGGCGAGATAGTTGATATCAGACTTCTCGTCCACACCCAGCCCTGGCTCATCAAGCTCAAGAAGAAGCCGGAAGTCATGGAGTACGCCATCGGTGGTGACGACGTCAAGGCCAAGTTCGCCTACGCCAAGGAGAAGATAGGAAAGGAAATAAGGGCAAGCGAAGTTCTTCACGAGGGAGAGCTTCTCGACGTTATAGCCGTAACCAAGGGCAAGGGAACCCAGGGCCCCGTTAAGAGATGGGGAGTTAAGGTTCAGTTCCATAAGGCCCAGCGTGCTGGAAAGGGCAGACACATCGGTAACCTCGGTCCGTGGCACCCCGCTCGTGTTATGTGGACAGTTCCGCAGGCCGGTCAGATGGGTTTCCACCACAGGACCGAGTTCAACAAGAGGCTTATTGCGATAGGCGAGAATGGGAAGCTTGAGCTTAACGGCAACGAGATTGAGATAACCCCCAAGGGCGGCTTCCCGCACTATGGCATCATAAGAAGCGACTTCCTCATGATTGAGGGTAGCGTTCCTGGTTCCTTCAAGAGGATAATTAGAGTTAGGCCCGCCATAAGGCCGCCCAAGAAGAAGCCACCCGTTGAGAGGCCGCAGATAACCTACGTCAGTAGGGAGTCCAAGCAGTGA
- the rpl4p gene encoding 50S ribosomal protein L4: protein MKVKVFNLEGEPVEEIELPKVFSTPFRPDLIRRAVIASWTHRIQPQGRDPQAGKRRVTENIGKGHGMARVERIKTPPRFAAFVPFAVGGRRTHPPKVEKIIWEDINKKERRLAIMSAIAATANPDLVKARGHVVDNVPAFPLVVVDDLEKVFKTAQTREIFKKLGVWDDIERAKRNTKIRAGKGKMRGRRYKKAKGPLIVVAKNEGIFQGARNHPGVDVVTVDNLGVELLAPGTHPGRLTIWTKGAIERLREIYG, encoded by the coding sequence ATGAAGGTTAAGGTCTTCAACCTCGAAGGCGAGCCCGTTGAGGAGATAGAGCTTCCCAAGGTATTTAGTACACCCTTCAGGCCCGACCTCATCAGGAGAGCTGTCATCGCTTCCTGGACCCACAGGATACAGCCCCAGGGAAGGGACCCGCAGGCCGGTAAGAGGCGCGTTACCGAGAACATCGGAAAGGGCCACGGGATGGCGAGGGTCGAGAGGATAAAGACCCCGCCGAGGTTCGCAGCTTTCGTTCCCTTCGCCGTTGGTGGAAGAAGGACCCACCCGCCGAAGGTCGAGAAGATAATCTGGGAGGACATAAACAAGAAGGAGCGCAGGTTAGCTATAATGAGCGCCATTGCTGCCACCGCTAACCCCGACCTTGTGAAGGCAAGGGGGCACGTTGTGGACAACGTTCCCGCCTTCCCGCTCGTCGTCGTTGACGACCTCGAGAAGGTCTTCAAGACCGCTCAGACTAGGGAGATATTCAAGAAGCTCGGCGTCTGGGACGACATTGAGAGGGCCAAGAGGAACACCAAGATTCGCGCTGGAAAGGGTAAGATGCGCGGCAGGAGATATAAGAAGGCCAAGGGCCCGCTCATCGTCGTGGCCAAGAACGAGGGCATCTTCCAGGGAGCGAGGAACCACCCGGGTGTCGATGTGGTTACCGTTGACAACCTCGGCGTTGAGCTCCTTGCCCCGGGAACCCACCCCGGAAGGCTTACCATCTGGACGAAAGGTGCTATAGAGAGGCTTAGGGAAATCTACGGGTGA
- a CDS encoding 50S ribosomal protein L23 — translation MDPYKVIIRPLVTEKAVSLIERENKLTFIVDRRATKADIKRAVEEMFNVKVEKVNTLITMRGEKKAYVKLKPEYDASEVAARLGLF, via the coding sequence ATGGACCCCTATAAGGTTATCATAAGGCCACTCGTTACCGAGAAGGCCGTTTCGCTTATCGAGAGGGAGAACAAGCTCACCTTTATAGTTGACAGAAGAGCCACCAAGGCCGACATCAAGAGGGCCGTGGAAGAGATGTTCAACGTCAAGGTCGAAAAGGTCAACACCCTCATAACCATGAGGGGAGAGAAGAAGGCCTACGTCAAGCTCAAGCCCGAATACGATGCGAGTGAAGTGGCCGCGAGGTTGGGATTGTTCTGA
- a CDS encoding 50S ribosomal protein L2, whose product MGKSLIQQRRGKGTTTFRAPSHRYRGAVKYVPLNVVKEKTLRGVVEEILHDPGRTAPVARVKFEDGTKKLILAPEGVLVGQEVYIGPEAPIAIGNTLPLAKIPEGTYVYNIEGIPGDGGKYVRAGGTYALVVSREKDKVIVQLPSGELKQFKPECRATIGVVAGGGRLEKPIVKAGKAYYIAKARNRFWPKPRGVKMNAVNHPHGGKEHHIGRPSTVSRRAPPGRKVGHIAARRTGRRK is encoded by the coding sequence ATGGGAAAGAGTCTCATCCAGCAGAGAAGGGGTAAGGGAACCACGACCTTTAGGGCTCCCTCTCACAGGTACAGGGGAGCCGTCAAATACGTTCCTCTTAACGTTGTGAAGGAGAAGACCCTCAGGGGAGTCGTTGAAGAAATCCTCCATGACCCGGGAAGAACAGCCCCGGTTGCCCGCGTTAAGTTCGAGGACGGAACCAAGAAGCTCATCCTCGCTCCTGAGGGAGTTCTCGTTGGACAGGAAGTCTACATTGGGCCTGAGGCCCCTATAGCGATAGGCAACACCCTTCCGCTTGCTAAGATACCGGAGGGAACCTACGTCTACAACATTGAGGGAATTCCGGGCGACGGTGGAAAGTACGTTCGCGCTGGAGGAACATACGCCCTCGTCGTCAGCAGGGAGAAGGACAAGGTCATCGTCCAGCTCCCGAGCGGTGAGCTCAAGCAGTTTAAGCCCGAGTGCAGGGCAACAATAGGTGTCGTTGCCGGCGGTGGAAGGCTTGAGAAGCCAATCGTCAAGGCCGGTAAGGCCTACTACATCGCCAAGGCCAGAAACAGGTTCTGGCCGAAGCCCAGAGGCGTTAAGATGAACGCCGTCAACCACCCCCACGGTGGTAAGGAGCACCACATCGGTAGGCCTTCAACCGTTTCGAGGCGCGCTCCGCCCGGAAGGAAAGTCGGTCACATAGCCGCGAGAAGAACCGGTAGGAGGAAGTGA
- a CDS encoding 30S ribosomal protein S19, which yields MARKKEFRYRGYTLDELLNMSLEEFAKLLPARQRRSLKRGLSPEQKKLLRKIRLAKKGKYNKPIRTHSRDMVILPEMVGMTIHVYNGKEFVPVQIKEEMIGHYLGEFAMTRKVVQHGSPGVGATRSSMFVAIK from the coding sequence ATGGCGAGAAAGAAGGAGTTTAGATACAGGGGTTATACTCTTGATGAGTTGCTCAACATGTCCCTTGAAGAGTTCGCCAAGCTTCTCCCGGCCAGACAGAGGAGGAGCCTTAAGCGTGGTCTTTCCCCGGAGCAGAAGAAGCTCCTTAGAAAGATTCGCCTTGCTAAGAAGGGCAAGTACAACAAGCCCATAAGGACCCACAGCAGAGATATGGTCATCCTCCCTGAGATGGTCGGCATGACAATTCACGTCTACAACGGCAAGGAGTTCGTCCCAGTTCAGATTAAAGAGGAGATGATAGGTCACTACCTCGGTGAGTTCGCTATGACTAGAAAGGTCGTCCAGCACGGCTCACCGGGTGTCGGAGCTACTAGGTCCTCGATGTTCGTGGCAATCAAGTGA
- the rplV gene encoding 50S ribosomal protein L22, whose product MSRGRFSYSFQNFDPERMARASGRDLRISPKHSVELLREIRGMMLNDALRYLDDVIAKKRPVPMKRYNDSQGHKPGKGFGPGRYPVKVAKAVKKILLNAKNNAEQKGLDVDRLKIIHAAAHRGPVLRGYIPRAFGRATPFNEETTHIEIVVEEIRR is encoded by the coding sequence ATGAGCAGGGGCAGGTTTTCCTACTCATTCCAAAATTTTGACCCTGAGAGGATGGCTCGTGCCAGCGGTAGAGACCTTAGAATCTCACCCAAGCACAGCGTCGAGCTCCTTAGAGAAATAAGGGGTATGATGCTTAACGACGCTCTCCGCTACCTCGACGACGTCATAGCCAAGAAGAGACCGGTTCCGATGAAGCGCTACAATGACAGCCAGGGCCACAAGCCGGGTAAGGGCTTTGGTCCAGGTAGGTATCCTGTCAAGGTCGCCAAGGCCGTCAAGAAGATACTCCTCAACGCCAAGAACAACGCCGAGCAGAAGGGCCTTGACGTTGACAGGCTCAAGATAATCCACGCGGCAGCACACAGGGGACCCGTCCTTAGGGGTTACATTCCGAGGGCATTTGGAAGGGCAACCCCCTTCAACGAGGAAACGACTCACATAGAGATAGTCGTCGAGGAGATTAGGAGGTGA
- the rpsC gene encoding 30S ribosomal protein S3, with protein sequence MAIERYFIKEGVKEMLIDEYLEKELRRGGYGGLDIKKTPLGTKVIIFAAHPGYVIGRGGRRIRELTRILERQFGLENPQIEVEEIKNPYLNAKVQAVRLAQALERGIHFRRAAYSAIRAIMRNGARGVEIRLSGKLTGERAKSVRFYQGYLAKVGNPAETLVSKGYAQALLKLGVIGVKVAIMPPDARLPDEIEVKEIVEEEVSGNEAQ encoded by the coding sequence TTGGCCATCGAGAGGTACTTCATCAAGGAAGGAGTTAAGGAAATGCTCATCGACGAGTACCTTGAGAAGGAGCTCAGGCGTGGGGGATACGGTGGTCTTGACATAAAGAAGACCCCCCTTGGAACCAAGGTCATTATCTTTGCTGCCCACCCCGGCTACGTTATAGGAAGGGGTGGAAGACGCATTAGAGAACTCACAAGAATCCTTGAGAGGCAGTTTGGCCTCGAGAACCCGCAGATTGAAGTCGAGGAAATCAAGAACCCCTACCTCAACGCCAAGGTCCAAGCGGTAAGGCTTGCCCAGGCTCTTGAGAGGGGAATCCACTTCAGGAGGGCCGCTTATTCAGCAATAAGGGCCATCATGAGGAACGGAGCTAGAGGTGTCGAGATTCGTCTGAGCGGAAAGCTCACCGGAGAAAGGGCGAAAAGCGTCAGGTTTTATCAGGGCTACCTTGCTAAGGTTGGAAACCCGGCAGAAACACTCGTCAGCAAGGGCTACGCCCAGGCCCTACTCAAGCTCGGTGTCATAGGTGTTAAGGTCGCCATAATGCCGCCCGACGCTAGGTTGCCTGATGAGATTGAGGTCAAGGAGATAGTCGAGGAAGAGGTGAGTGGCAATGAAGCCCAGTGA
- the rpmC gene encoding 50S ribosomal protein L29 translates to MKPSEIREMSIEEIDKKIRELRLELAKERGVLTMGASLENPMVIRNLRRDIARLLTIKKEKLREKR, encoded by the coding sequence ATGAAGCCCAGTGAGATTAGGGAGATGAGCATTGAAGAGATAGACAAGAAGATTAGGGAGCTCCGCCTTGAGCTTGCCAAGGAGCGTGGCGTGCTCACCATGGGGGCTTCCTTGGAGAACCCCATGGTTATTAGGAACCTCAGGCGCGACATCGCGCGCCTGCTTACAATAAAAAAGGAGAAGCTTAGGGAGAAAAGGTGA
- the yciH gene encoding stress response translation initiation inhibitor YciH has product MLFKEVLKEQQRIRVYIERARYGKLKTIIEGIDEKEFDLEDIAKKLKAKLACGGTVKKGRIELQGDHRDRIKKLLADLGFSEELIEVE; this is encoded by the coding sequence ATGCTCTTTAAAGAAGTGCTAAAGGAACAGCAGAGGATTAGGGTTTACATCGAAAGGGCCCGTTACGGAAAGCTCAAGACCATAATCGAGGGCATAGATGAGAAAGAGTTTGACCTTGAGGACATAGCAAAGAAACTGAAGGCGAAGCTGGCATGTGGCGGAACCGTAAAGAAGGGAAGAATAGAGCTACAGGGCGACCACAGGGATCGTATCAAGAAGTTGCTCGCCGACCTTGGATTTTCAGAGGAGCTCATAGAGGTCGAGTAA
- a CDS encoding ribonuclease P protein component 1: MWRNRKEGKNRATGRPQGSYQEVARRPWIFRGAHRGRVTRKNIIWHELIGLKAKIIRASHPELVGIEGYVLDETRNTLTIGGERVWVVPKDVVEIEFDLGDEKIRINGRDLIGRPEMRLKKRWRK; this comes from the coding sequence ATGTGGCGGAACCGTAAAGAAGGGAAGAATAGAGCTACAGGGCGACCACAGGGATCGTATCAAGAAGTTGCTCGCCGACCTTGGATTTTCAGAGGAGCTCATAGAGGTCGAGTAACGCGGAAAAATATAATCTGGCACGAGCTCATAGGGCTGAAAGCAAAGATTATAAGGGCATCTCATCCAGAGCTGGTCGGCATCGAGGGCTACGTCCTTGACGAGACGAGGAACACCCTCACCATAGGTGGGGAGAGGGTTTGGGTAGTTCCAAAGGACGTGGTCGAGATTGAGTTCGACCTCGGTGATGAGAAAATCCGAATCAACGGTCGTGATTTGATTGGAAGGCCCGAGATGAGACTGAAGAAGAGGTGGCGGAAATGA
- a CDS encoding 30S ribosomal protein S17 — MREIGLRVQPPAEVCNDPKCPWHGNLKIHGRYFEGVVVSDKGKKTVVVERQYYHYLKKYERYELRRSKIHAHNPECINARVGDKVLIAETRPISKTKSWVVVAVLERAERKEGV, encoded by the coding sequence ATGAGAGAGATTGGATTGAGGGTTCAGCCTCCCGCTGAGGTGTGTAATGACCCCAAGTGCCCCTGGCACGGGAACCTCAAGATACACGGGAGATACTTTGAGGGTGTAGTCGTCAGTGATAAAGGTAAGAAGACGGTGGTAGTGGAGAGGCAGTACTACCACTACCTCAAGAAATACGAGCGTTACGAGCTCAGGAGGAGCAAGATTCACGCCCACAACCCCGAGTGCATCAACGCTAGGGTCGGGGACAAGGTTCTTATAGCCGAGACTAGGCCCATAAGCAAGACCAAGAGCTGGGTCGTCGTGGCGGTTCTTGAGAGGGCCGAGAGGAAGGAGGGGGTGTGA
- a CDS encoding 50S ribosomal protein L14, with product MAKKGAGATRGISPVRPTRALPIGAYLKVADNSGAKVIQIIGVVGYKGTRRRLASAGVGDMVVATVKKGRPDMRHQVVRAVVVRQRKEYRRLDGMRVKFEDNAAAIVTPEGVPRGTEIRGAIAREAAERWVRLGSIASIVL from the coding sequence ATGGCCAAGAAGGGTGCAGGTGCAACCAGAGGAATTAGCCCCGTCAGGCCAACTCGCGCCCTTCCGATTGGTGCCTACCTCAAGGTCGCCGACAACAGCGGTGCCAAGGTCATTCAGATAATAGGCGTCGTTGGTTACAAGGGAACAAGGAGGAGACTTGCCTCAGCTGGCGTTGGTGATATGGTCGTTGCCACCGTTAAGAAGGGAAGGCCCGATATGAGGCACCAGGTCGTTAGAGCTGTTGTTGTCAGGCAGAGGAAAGAATACAGGCGCCTCGACGGAATGCGTGTCAAGTTCGAGGACAACGCGGCAGCAATAGTCACCCCCGAAGGCGTCCCGAGGGGAACCGAAATCAGGGGTGCCATAGCCAGAGAGGCTGCCGAGAGGTGGGTCAGGCTCGGTAGTATAGCGAGTATAGTGCTGTGA
- the rplX gene encoding 50S ribosomal protein L24 yields MKLDMKQPRKQRKFLYNAPLHLRGKIMSAALSKELREKYGVRNLPIRVGDKVKVIRGDFKGKEGKVVEVDLKRYRIHVEGVTQKRTDGTEVFYPLHPSNVMIVELNLDDERREKIIKRRAE; encoded by the coding sequence ATGAAGCTTGATATGAAGCAGCCGAGAAAGCAGAGGAAGTTCCTCTACAACGCTCCCCTTCACCTCAGGGGCAAGATAATGAGTGCTGCCCTGAGCAAGGAACTCAGGGAGAAGTACGGCGTCAGAAACCTTCCGATTAGGGTCGGTGACAAGGTTAAGGTCATACGTGGCGACTTCAAGGGTAAGGAAGGAAAGGTCGTCGAGGTTGACCTCAAGAGGTACAGGATTCACGTTGAGGGCGTCACTCAGAAGAGGACCGATGGAACCGAGGTGTTTTACCCGCTTCACCCGTCGAACGTTATGATTGTCGAACTCAACCTCGACGATGAGAGGAGAGAGAAGATAATTAAGAGGAGGGCTGAGTGA
- a CDS encoding 30S ribosomal protein S4e: MARKGPKRHLKRLAAPTAWYIHRKSYKWAVRPSPGPHSMKTSIPLIYIIRDYLGYARTAREARKILNEGKVLVDGRVRKDYKFPVGIMDVISIPETGEHYRVLPNRIGKLILHPISEEEAKLKPFRIDNKRMVKGAKVQLNLHDGSNHLVNLAEKDAYRTSYTVIMKVPERQIVKILPFEVGAYVFVTQGKNVARKGKIVEVRHFPMGWPDVVTIEDENGELFDTLKEYAFVVGKDKPEISLP; this comes from the coding sequence ATGGCGAGAAAGGGTCCGAAGAGGCACCTTAAGAGGCTTGCCGCCCCGACCGCCTGGTACATTCACAGGAAATCCTACAAGTGGGCTGTTCGCCCGAGTCCAGGTCCGCACAGCATGAAGACTTCAATACCCCTGATTTACATAATCAGGGACTACCTCGGCTACGCGAGAACCGCTAGGGAGGCAAGGAAGATACTCAACGAGGGCAAGGTGCTCGTTGACGGTCGCGTTAGGAAGGACTACAAGTTCCCGGTTGGAATCATGGACGTAATTTCAATACCTGAAACCGGCGAGCACTACAGGGTTCTGCCCAACAGGATTGGCAAGCTCATCCTCCACCCAATAAGCGAGGAGGAAGCGAAGCTCAAGCCCTTCAGGATTGACAACAAGAGAATGGTTAAGGGGGCCAAGGTTCAGCTCAACCTTCACGATGGAAGCAACCACCTGGTTAACCTCGCCGAGAAGGACGCCTATAGAACTTCTTATACCGTCATCATGAAGGTTCCGGAGAGGCAGATAGTTAAGATACTGCCCTTCGAGGTCGGCGCCTACGTCTTCGTCACTCAGGGTAAGAACGTTGCCAGAAAGGGTAAGATAGTCGAAGTCAGGCACTTCCCGATGGGCTGGCCCGACGTCGTTACAATCGAGGACGAGAACGGCGAGCTCTTTGATACTCTGAAGGAGTACGCCTTTGTCGTTGGTAAGGACAAGCCGGAGATTTCCCTTCCGTGA
- a CDS encoding 50S ribosomal protein L5, which translates to MQINREAILADWEAHPMRKPRIAKVTINIGVGESGERLTKAEKMLQDLVGQKPIRRRAKQTNKDFGIRRGEPIAVKVTLRGKKAYKMLDRLLEAVDRRLSVGNFDEHGNFCFGIQEHINIPGVEYDPEIGIFGMDVCVTLERPGFRVAKRKRQRRKIPNRHKLTKEEGIVFAIEEFKVNVEGL; encoded by the coding sequence ATGCAGATTAACAGGGAGGCTATCCTCGCAGACTGGGAAGCTCACCCGATGAGGAAGCCGAGGATTGCGAAGGTTACGATAAACATAGGCGTTGGCGAGAGCGGTGAGAGGCTTACCAAAGCCGAGAAGATGCTCCAAGACTTGGTCGGCCAGAAGCCGATAAGGAGAAGGGCCAAACAGACCAACAAGGACTTTGGAATAAGGCGCGGTGAGCCGATAGCCGTCAAGGTTACCCTCCGTGGGAAGAAAGCCTACAAGATGCTTGACAGGCTTTTGGAGGCCGTTGACAGGAGGCTCAGCGTCGGCAACTTCGACGAGCATGGAAACTTCTGCTTTGGAATCCAGGAGCACATTAACATACCGGGTGTTGAATACGACCCCGAGATTGGTATCTTCGGTATGGACGTCTGCGTCACCCTTGAGAGGCCCGGCTTTAGGGTCGCCAAGAGGAAGAGGCAGAGGAGGAAGATACCGAACAGGCACAAGCTAACGAAGGAGGAAGGTATAGTCTTCGCTATTGAGGAGTTCAAGGTTAACGTGGAGGGATTGTGA
- a CDS encoding 30S ribosomal protein S14, whose amino-acid sequence MAKADYNKRKPRKFGKGARRCMRCGQYGPIIRIHGLMLCRHCFREVAPKLGFKKYE is encoded by the coding sequence ATGGCGAAGGCTGATTACAACAAGAGGAAGCCGAGGAAGTTTGGTAAGGGAGCGAGAAGGTGCATGCGCTGCGGTCAGTACGGCCCGATAATCAGGATACACGGCCTGATGCTCTGCAGGCACTGCTTCCGCGAGGTCGCTCCAAAACTCGGCTTCAAGAAGTATGAGTGA
- a CDS encoding 30S ribosomal protein S8: protein MTLLDPLANALSHITNSERVGKKEVYIKPASKLIGEVLRVMQENGYIGEFEFIDDGRAGIYRVQLIGKINKAGAIKPRFPVKAKDYEYWEKRFLPAFEFGILIVSTSQGVMTHKEALEKGIGGRLIAYVY from the coding sequence ATGACTCTGCTTGACCCGCTTGCGAACGCTCTTTCCCACATAACCAACAGCGAGAGGGTTGGAAAGAAAGAAGTTTACATAAAGCCCGCCTCCAAGCTAATCGGCGAAGTGTTGAGGGTTATGCAAGAGAACGGCTATATCGGCGAGTTTGAGTTCATAGACGATGGCAGGGCTGGTATCTACAGGGTTCAGCTCATAGGTAAGATAAACAAGGCCGGAGCTATCAAACCGAGGTTCCCGGTTAAGGCCAAGGACTACGAGTACTGGGAGAAGAGGTTCCTCCCGGCTTTCGAGTTCGGTATACTCATAGTCTCGACCTCCCAGGGCGTTATGACTCACAAAGAGGCCCTTGAGAAGGGCATTGGCGGAAGGCTGATAGCCTACGTCTACTGA
- a CDS encoding 50S ribosomal protein L6, whose amino-acid sequence MPIDAWVREEVEIPEGVEVTVENNIVKVKGPKGELEREFKYPGVQIFTEDGKVVIYKEFPRKKDIAIARTFKAHIANMIKGVTEGFTYKLKVVYSHFPISVKVQGDEVVIENFLGEKAPRRAKILPGVTVKVRGQEITVEGIDKEAVGQTAANIEQATRITKWDRRVFQDGIYIVEKAGKPIKF is encoded by the coding sequence ATGCCGATAGACGCGTGGGTAAGGGAAGAGGTTGAGATTCCAGAGGGCGTTGAGGTCACCGTTGAGAACAACATCGTCAAGGTCAAGGGGCCGAAGGGGGAACTTGAGAGAGAGTTCAAGTACCCTGGCGTTCAGATATTCACTGAGGATGGTAAGGTCGTTATCTACAAGGAGTTCCCAAGGAAGAAGGACATCGCCATAGCGAGAACCTTCAAGGCTCACATAGCCAACATGATTAAGGGCGTCACTGAGGGCTTCACCTACAAGCTTAAGGTTGTTTACAGCCACTTCCCAATCTCAGTTAAAGTTCAGGGTGACGAGGTCGTCATTGAGAACTTTCTTGGCGAGAAGGCTCCAAGGAGGGCCAAGATACTGCCCGGTGTGACCGTTAAGGTTCGTGGTCAGGAGATAACCGTTGAGGGAATTGACAAGGAAGCCGTTGGTCAGACCGCGGCAAACATCGAGCAGGCCACGAGGATAACAAAGTGGGATAGAAGAGTATTCCAGGATGGTATTTACATAGTTGAGAAGGCTGGCAAGCCGATAAAGTTCTGA
- a CDS encoding 50S ribosomal protein L32e, protein MDEKARLLRVRAKLKRKKPRFLRQEWWRFPKFKNDPKWRRPKGIDSKMRLKKKGKPRSPSIGWSSPKAVRGLHPSGYEEVLVHNVKELEAIDPTRQAARIARTVGARKREVILARAKELGIKVLNAR, encoded by the coding sequence ATGGACGAGAAGGCGAGACTCCTTAGGGTGAGGGCTAAGCTCAAGAGGAAGAAGCCGAGGTTCCTCCGCCAGGAGTGGTGGAGGTTTCCGAAGTTCAAGAACGACCCCAAGTGGAGAAGGCCGAAGGGAATTGACAGCAAGATGAGGCTCAAGAAGAAGGGCAAGCCACGCTCACCAAGCATAGGCTGGAGCTCACCTAAAGCCGTTCGCGGACTTCACCCGAGCGGTTACGAGGAAGTCCTCGTTCACAACGTCAAGGAGCTTGAGGCCATAGACCCGACCAGGCAGGCCGCCAGGATAGCGAGAACCGTCGGTGCGAGGAAGAGAGAGGTTATACTTGCCAGGGCCAAGGAGCTCGGGATTAAGGTCCTCAACGCGAGGTGA